CTGCTGACAGACCTGGCACACCGCTTCGGCACTCCTGCGTACGTCTACGACCTGGCCGCTGTGCGCCATGCCGCGACGGCGCTGGTGGCCGATCTTCCCGTGGGATCGGACCTGCTGTACTCGGTCAAGGCCAACCCCCATCCGCGAGTGGTCGCCGAGCTCGTCTCGCTCGGTCTGGCGTGCGAGATCAGTTCCACCGGCGAACTCCGCGCCGCCCTGGACGCGGGCTGTGCACCGGATCGTCTGCTCTACACGGGGCCGGGCAAGACCCCGGGGGAACTGCGGACCGCAGTGGAATCGGGAGTGACGTTTTTCTCCGTCGAGTCCCCAGGGGACCGTGACCGGCTCGCCGAAGCCTGCGCGGCGACCGGCAGGAACGCCGACTACCTGGTGCGCCTGCACGGGCCGCGTGGCAGCCGGCGCGGTGGGCTGCGCATGACCGGCCGTCCGAGTGCCTTCGGCACGGATGTGACGGCTGTGGACGAATTGTCACAGATGTTCCGGCCCACCGGCCGGATCCGGCCCGTTGGGACCCATACCTTTTCGGCGACCAACCTCGTGACGCCGGACGCCTTGCTGGAGGAACTGCAACAAGCGATCACCGTCACGGCACACGCGGCGAACCGTGCCGGATTCACCCCTCAGACAGTGGACCTGGGCGGCGGCTTCCCCGCCCCGTTCGCCTCCCCGGGCCCGTTGCCCCGCCACCCACTGCTGGCATCGGGTCTCACAGTCACCCTGGACCAGCATGTTCCCGGCTGGCGGGAAGGGCGGCCCCGCCTCCTCTTCGAATCGGGTCGCTATCTGACAGCCACCGCAGGCACTCTGCTGACCACCGTCATCGACGTCAAACGGTCGGG
This is a stretch of genomic DNA from Streptomyces sp. TG1A-8. It encodes these proteins:
- a CDS encoding type III PLP-dependent enzyme, encoding MNVPAPHRSPVRTGPTTVDDALLTDLAHRFGTPAYVYDLAAVRHAATALVADLPVGSDLLYSVKANPHPRVVAELVSLGLACEISSTGELRAALDAGCAPDRLLYTGPGKTPGELRTAVESGVTFFSVESPGDRDRLAEACAATGRNADYLVRLHGPRGSRRGGLRMTGRPSAFGTDVTAVDELSQMFRPTGRIRPVGTHTFSATNLVTPDALLEELQQAITVTAHAANRAGFTPQTVDLGGGFPAPFASPGPLPRHPLLASGLTVTLDQHVPGWREGRPRLLFESGRYLTATAGTLLTTVIDVKRSGGRTFVVVDAGVNALGGMSGLGRLRAPAAQLRPLGPAGTTPAPVEPATDEAVTVVGPLCTPLDVLSTSAALNGVQSGQLLAVPNTGAYGLTASLLGFLSHPAPTEIVLDDGHLVSARRLEMCPRETSFDV